Proteins encoded together in one Dechloromonas sp. HYN0024 window:
- the nuoL gene encoding NADH-quinone oxidoreductase subunit L, with translation MEMQKLYLLVPMAPLIGAMIAGLFCRVIPRWVAHTATIAGVAIAFIASVIIFKDVQAGHTYNGAVYTWLTSGDYKFEVGFLIDTLTTTMMLVVTFVSLMVHIYTIGYMQEDPGYNRFFSYISLFTFSMLMLVMSNNFMQLFFGWEAVGLVSYLLIGFWYTRPTAIFANMKAFLVNRVGDFGFILGIGLVLAHFGTLDYKTVFEKAPELAATMINIWGAAEWSLMTVTCICLFIGAMGKSAQVPLHVWLPDSMEGPTPISALIHAATMVTAGIFMVARMSPLFELSTTALSFVIVIGAITALFMGFLGIIQNDIKRVVAYSTLSQLGYMTVALGASAYSVAIFHLMTHAFFKALLFLGAGSVIIGMHHDQDIRNMGGLRKYMPITWITSLVGSLALIGTPFLSGFYSKDSIIEAAQVAYHNGQPGAAFAYYAVLAGVFITAFYSFRMYFLVFHGEERFGKAHDAGHHDHHGDHDDEEASHDHHHGLAPGQKPHETPWVVTLPLVLLAIPSVLIGFIAIEPMLYGDYFKGVIFIDHHAHPAMEHLAEEFHGAVAMGIHSLTTLPFILALSGVVVSWFFYMKRPDIPAAIQRRFSAINTLLENKYYFDKFNDLVFAGGARLIGKVLWKGGDVAIIDGIIVNGSAKVVGWIASVTRLFQTGYVYHYAFTMIIGVFVLMTLWINRA, from the coding sequence ATGGAAATGCAAAAACTCTACCTGCTCGTACCCATGGCACCGTTGATCGGCGCCATGATTGCCGGCCTGTTCTGTCGCGTCATTCCGCGCTGGGTGGCTCATACCGCTACCATCGCGGGTGTCGCCATCGCCTTCATCGCCTCGGTCATCATCTTCAAGGATGTCCAGGCGGGCCATACCTACAATGGTGCGGTCTATACCTGGCTGACCAGCGGCGATTACAAGTTTGAAGTCGGTTTCCTGATTGACACGCTGACCACCACGATGATGCTGGTCGTCACCTTCGTGTCGCTCATGGTGCATATCTACACCATCGGCTACATGCAGGAAGATCCGGGCTATAACCGCTTCTTCAGCTACATCTCGTTGTTCACCTTCTCCATGCTGATGCTGGTGATGAGCAACAACTTCATGCAACTCTTCTTCGGCTGGGAGGCCGTCGGTCTTGTCTCCTACCTGTTGATCGGTTTCTGGTATACCCGTCCGACCGCCATTTTCGCCAACATGAAGGCCTTCCTGGTCAATCGCGTCGGTGACTTCGGTTTCATCCTCGGCATTGGCCTCGTGTTGGCCCACTTCGGTACCCTCGACTACAAGACGGTTTTCGAGAAGGCCCCTGAACTGGCTGCCACCATGATCAACATCTGGGGTGCTGCTGAATGGTCCCTGATGACCGTGACCTGTATCTGCCTGTTCATCGGCGCCATGGGTAAATCGGCTCAGGTTCCGCTGCATGTCTGGCTGCCCGATTCGATGGAAGGTCCGACCCCGATTTCCGCCCTGATTCACGCTGCCACCATGGTTACCGCCGGTATTTTCATGGTCGCCCGCATGTCGCCGCTGTTCGAGCTGTCCACCACGGCACTGTCCTTCGTCATCGTCATCGGTGCGATCACGGCACTGTTCATGGGCTTCCTCGGTATCATCCAGAATGACATCAAGCGCGTCGTCGCCTATTCGACCTTGTCGCAGCTTGGCTACATGACGGTTGCGCTCGGTGCTTCGGCCTACTCGGTCGCCATCTTCCACCTGATGACGCACGCCTTCTTCAAGGCACTGCTGTTCCTTGGCGCTGGTTCGGTCATTATCGGCATGCACCACGATCAGGACATCCGTAACATGGGTGGTCTGCGCAAGTACATGCCGATCACCTGGATCACCTCGCTGGTCGGTTCGCTGGCCCTGATCGGCACGCCTTTCCTGTCCGGTTTCTACTCCAAGGACTCGATTATCGAAGCCGCCCAGGTCGCCTATCACAACGGCCAGCCCGGCGCTGCCTTCGCCTACTACGCCGTACTGGCGGGCGTTTTCATCACTGCCTTCTACTCCTTCCGCATGTACTTCCTGGTCTTCCACGGCGAGGAACGTTTCGGCAAGGCGCATGATGCAGGTCATCACGATCACCACGGCGATCATGACGACGAAGAAGCCTCGCATGACCATCACCATGGTCTGGCCCCCGGCCAGAAGCCGCACGAAACCCCCTGGGTTGTTACGCTGCCGCTCGTCCTGCTGGCCATTCCCTCGGTGCTGATCGGCTTCATCGCCATCGAGCCGATGCTCTACGGCGACTATTTCAAGGGTGTCATCTTCATCGATCACCATGCCCACCCGGCGATGGAGCATCTGGCTGAGGAATTCCACGGCGCCGTCGCCATGGGCATCCATTCCCTGACTACACTGCCCTTTATCCTGGCGCTGTCCGGTGTTGTAGTCTCCTGGTTCTTCTATATGAAGCGTCCGGATATTCCGGCTGCCATCCAGCGTCGTTTCTCGGCCATCAACACCCTGCTCGAGAACAAGTATTACTTCGACAAATTCAACGATCTGGTCTTTGCCGGCGGCGCCCGCCTTATTGGCAAGGTGCTCTGGAAGGGCGGCGACGTCGCCATCATTGACGGCATCATCGTCAATGGCTCGGCCAAGGTCGTTGGATGGATCGCCTCGGTAACCCGCCTGTTCCAGACCGGTTACGTCTATCACTACGCTTTCACCATGATCATCGGCGTCTTCGTGCTGATGACCCTGTGGATCAACCGCGCTTAA
- the nuoK gene encoding NADH-quinone oxidoreductase subunit NuoK, with the protein MQTLSLSHFLILGAILFAISVVGIFLNRKNLLVLLMTIELMLLAVNMNFVAFSHYLNDLSGQIFVFFILTVAAAESAIGLAILIVLFRNLKSIHVDDLGSLKG; encoded by the coding sequence ATGCAAACTCTTTCTCTCTCCCATTTCCTGATCCTGGGCGCGATTCTCTTCGCGATCAGCGTGGTCGGCATCTTCCTCAACCGGAAGAACCTGCTGGTACTGTTGATGACCATCGAATTGATGCTCCTCGCGGTGAACATGAATTTCGTGGCGTTCTCCCACTATCTGAATGATCTCTCTGGTCAGATCTTCGTTTTCTTCATCCTGACCGTTGCCGCAGCCGAATCGGCGATCGGCCTGGCCATTCTGATCGTGCTGTTCCGCAACCTCAAGAGCATCCATGTGGATGACCTGGGCAGCCTGAAGGGTTAA
- the nuoH gene encoding NADH-quinone oxidoreductase subunit NuoH produces MDALMNFGTGIFGGAWPAVWTLIKIVLIVAPLMLGVAYLTYFERKVIGYMQVRIGPNRVGPWGLIQPIADGLKLLLKEIIVPTTANKGIFIIAPMLAIAPALAAWAVVPFTDSLVVANIDASLLYIMAITSMGVYGIILSGWASNSKYAFLGAMRSAAQMVSYEISMGFSLICVLMVSNSLNLVDIVNVQDQGRFAGWGLSFLSWNWLPLFPMFIVYLISGTAELNRAPFDVAEGESEIVAGFHVEYSGMAFALFFLAEYANMILVSALTSILFLGGWLSPVGFLPDGILWLFAKMSAILFLFLWFRATFPRYRYDQLMRLGWKVFLPICLIWLVVVGVWMMSPLNIWK; encoded by the coding sequence ATGGACGCATTGATGAATTTCGGCACAGGGATTTTCGGCGGCGCCTGGCCGGCCGTCTGGACCCTGATCAAGATCGTGCTGATCGTTGCTCCGCTGATGCTCGGCGTAGCTTATCTGACCTACTTTGAACGTAAGGTCATCGGTTACATGCAGGTCCGTATCGGCCCCAACCGGGTCGGTCCGTGGGGTCTGATCCAGCCGATCGCCGACGGCCTCAAGCTGCTGCTCAAGGAAATCATCGTTCCGACCACCGCCAACAAGGGCATTTTCATCATTGCCCCGATGCTGGCGATTGCCCCGGCGCTGGCCGCCTGGGCCGTGGTTCCCTTCACCGATTCGCTGGTCGTTGCCAATATCGATGCCAGCCTGCTCTACATCATGGCCATTACGTCCATGGGTGTGTACGGCATCATCCTGTCGGGCTGGGCATCCAACTCCAAGTATGCTTTCCTCGGTGCCATGCGCTCGGCCGCCCAGATGGTTTCCTACGAAATCTCGATGGGCTTCTCGCTGATTTGTGTCCTGATGGTTTCCAACAGCCTGAATCTGGTGGATATCGTCAATGTTCAGGATCAGGGCCGCTTCGCCGGATGGGGGCTGAGCTTCCTGTCCTGGAACTGGCTGCCGCTGTTCCCGATGTTCATCGTCTACCTGATTTCCGGTACAGCCGAACTCAATCGCGCCCCCTTCGACGTTGCCGAAGGTGAATCCGAAATCGTTGCCGGTTTCCATGTCGAGTATTCCGGGATGGCCTTCGCGCTGTTCTTCCTGGCCGAATACGCCAACATGATCCTGGTCTCGGCCCTGACTTCCATCCTGTTCCTGGGTGGCTGGCTGTCGCCGGTTGGTTTCCTGCCTGATGGCATCCTCTGGCTGTTCGCCAAGATGTCGGCCATTCTCTTCCTGTTCCTGTGGTTCCGCGCGACTTTCCCGCGTTATCGCTATGACCAGCTGATGCGTCTGGGCTGGAAGGTTTTCTTGCCGATCTGTCTGATCTGGCTGGTTGTTGTCGGCGTCTGGATGATGTCGCCACTGAATATCTGGAAGTGA
- a CDS encoding NADH-quinone oxidoreductase subunit J encodes MDFQTAVFYFLSAILVFASLRVITARNPVHAALHLILAFFTCGGIWALLQAEFLAIAIILVYVGAVMVLFLFVVMMLDINIDRIREGFWNYLPLGALLGLLMALEMSLVLGSKYFQIPAAEALVPAGVSNTKSIGALMFTDYVYPFELASLILLVGMIAAIVLTYRGPKKSKYTNPNQQVFVKAKDRVRVLQMPVEKD; translated from the coding sequence ATGGATTTTCAAACTGCGGTTTTCTACTTCCTGTCGGCGATTCTGGTCTTCGCGAGCCTTCGCGTGATCACCGCCCGCAACCCGGTTCACGCCGCGTTGCACCTGATTCTCGCCTTCTTCACCTGCGGCGGCATCTGGGCCTTGCTGCAGGCCGAGTTCCTGGCGATTGCCATCATCCTTGTCTATGTCGGCGCGGTCATGGTGCTCTTCCTCTTCGTCGTGATGATGCTCGATATCAATATCGACCGCATCCGTGAAGGTTTCTGGAACTATCTCCCCCTCGGCGCTCTGCTCGGTCTGCTCATGGCCCTTGAGATGAGCCTGGTGCTGGGCAGCAAGTACTTCCAGATCCCGGCCGCCGAAGCGCTGGTGCCGGCAGGGGTCTCCAATACCAAGAGTATTGGTGCCCTGATGTTCACCGATTACGTCTATCCCTTCGAACTGGCTTCGCTCATCCTGCTGGTCGGCATGATCGCCGCGATCGTTCTGACCTACCGCGGTCCGAAGAAGTCCAAGTACACCAACCCGAATCAGCAGGTCTTCGTCAAGGCGAAGGATCGCGTCCGCGTCCTGCAAATGCCGGTTGAAAAAGACTGA
- the nuoI gene encoding NADH-quinone oxidoreductase subunit NuoI has protein sequence MGSMKEIFNSLFLKELLKGMSVTGRYFFARKITVQYPEEKTPQSFRFRGLHALRRYPNGEERCIACKLCEAICPALAITIEAEPRDDGSRRTTRYDIDLTKCIFCGFCEEACPVDAVVETRIFEYHGEKRGDLYYTKQMLLANGDRYEDQIAKDRELDASYR, from the coding sequence ATGGGTTCGATGAAGGAAATCTTCAACAGCCTCTTCCTCAAGGAATTGTTGAAGGGCATGTCGGTCACCGGGCGCTATTTCTTCGCCCGCAAGATCACCGTTCAATATCCGGAAGAAAAGACACCGCAGAGCTTCCGTTTCCGCGGACTGCATGCCTTGCGTCGCTATCCGAATGGTGAAGAGCGTTGCATTGCCTGCAAACTGTGCGAGGCGATCTGCCCGGCGCTGGCCATCACCATTGAGGCCGAACCGCGTGATGACGGTTCCCGTCGCACGACGCGCTACGACATTGATCTGACCAAGTGCATTTTCTGTGGATTCTGCGAAGAAGCCTGTCCGGTCGATGCGGTGGTTGAAACGCGTATTTTCGAATATCACGGCGAGAAGCGTGGTGACTTGTATTACACCAAGCAGATGTTGCTGGCCAACGGCGACCGCTACGAAGATCAAATCGCAAAAGACCGCGAACTTGATGCTTCTTACCGATAA